One window of Phycodurus eques isolate BA_2022a chromosome 17, UOR_Pequ_1.1, whole genome shotgun sequence genomic DNA carries:
- the atf5a gene encoding uncharacterized protein atf5a, whose translation MDRMMIATPAPVWNTLLACQADPLALSHPQANRSQSQGCRGEVSEGSQHLIGDGLTDWMTEEVDFSSYLPNPPSPPTSTDASLPPSPLHNDIHVPSDLEVMTSLLQEELAQLEDYFLSEPLPEKGPRPGKCDRGPQPFGQPPYASYSAPSQSESSPFLLTLASGELDLLGVCGGPVARSKIPRHTPYSCGRPSPCVRKRIPDTVRLSDSYDNSSSSKASNSGNSALTYCCVEEEQLVGKGYCLGSAGELRKCAVLARDEKNCCFGHNAKAAAAGGCHFGASLDDSPKKEDLLMYSMREVSGGTANSEVLTSIKAGVEVTKATVSWKAQSSESCYLSGTPQSEAYHSFFTEQVKAENLQIGQHDLHCNFLEDPGPECLVMARDSLNLESCRLKEDHCAVKYQFDVIPAEGRGERKQKKRDQNKTAAHRYRQRKRAELDSLEEQLHCLEGRNRELRDKAESVEREIQYVKDLLIEVYKARSQRLKQDTTGQPQSQSREVVKLSVSF comes from the exons ATGGACAGAATGATGATAGCGACACCGGCTCCTGTTTGGAATACGCTTCTTGCGTGCCAGGCAGAccccctcgctctctctcacccACAGGCTAAccgcagccaatcgcaggggtgCAGGGGGGAGGTGTCAGAGGGGAGTCAGCACTTAATTG GTGATGGTCTCACCGACTGGATGACGGAAGAAGTGGACTTCTCCTCGTACCTCCCGAACCCTCCCTCCCCTCCTACCTCCACCGATGCCTCTCTCCCCCCGTCGCCCCTTCACAATGATATCCATGTGCCCTCTGACTTAGAGGTTATGACCTCTCTGCTGCAAGAGGAACTCGCCCAACTGGAAGACTACTTCCTGTCTGAGCCACTGCCGGAGAAAGGTCCGAGGCCGGGGAAATGCGACCGGGGTCCTCAGCCGTTCGGTCAACCGCCCTACGCATCGTACTCCGCACCCAGCCAATCGGAATCCAGCCCGTTTCTTCTCACTCTGGCGAGCGGAGAACTGGACTTGCTCGGCGTGTGCGGCGGGCCTGTCGCGCGATCTAAAATTCCCAGGCACACCCCGTATAGCTGCGGTCGCCCCAGCCCGTGCGTTAGGAAAAGAATCCCGGACACGGTGAGGTTAAGTGACAGTTATGACAACAGTTCAAGTTCCAAAGCAAGCAACTCAGGTAACTCGGCACTCACTTATTGCTGTGTGGAAGAGGAGCAGTTAGTCGGCAAAGGCTACTGTCTGGGCAGTGCGGGCGAGCTCCGAAAATGCGCCGTTCTCGCCAGAGACGAGAAAAACTGCTGCTTCGGTCACAACGCAAAGGCCGCCGCCGCAGGCGGATGCCATTTTGGCGCATCGCTTGACGACTCGCCAAAGAAAGAAGATCTGTTGATGTATAGCATGAGAGAGGTGAGTGGCGGCACCGCTAACAGCGAGGTGCTCACCAGCATCAAAGCTGGTGTGGAGGTGACAAAAGCGACAGTTTCTTGGAAAGCCCAGAGCAGTGAAAGTTGTTATCTTTCTGGAACACCCCAGTCTGAGGCCTATCATAGCTTCTTCACCGAGCAGGTCAAAGCGGAGAATCTGCAGATAGGGCAGCATGACTTGCACTGTAATTTCCTGGAGGATCCGGGTCCAGAGTGTCTTGTGATGGCAAGGGACAGTCTGAACTTGGAATCTTGCAGGTTGAAGGAAGACCACTGTGCTGTCAAATACCAATTTGATGTCATTCCCGCAGAAGGCAGAGGAGAGCGCAAACAGAAGAAGAGAGATCAGAACAAAACAGCTGCTCACAG GTATCGCCAAAGAAAAAGGGCAGAATTAGATTCTTTGGAAGAACAGCTGCATTGCCTGGAAGGGAGGAACCGTGAGCTACGGGACAAGGCGGAGTCTGTGGAGCGTGAAATCCAGTACGTCAAAGACCTCCTGATCGAAGTTTACAAGGCCAGAAGCCAAAGGCTAAAGCAGGACACAACAGGACAACCCCAAAGTCAGAGCAGGGAAGTTGTGAAGCTTTCAGTGTCATTTTGA
- the stk36 gene encoding serine/threonine-protein kinase 36 isoform X2: MNSYHVLELVGEGSFGRVHKGMTTFTGQVVALKFMPKMARSNKELQSLKKEIEIMSNLQHPNIVKLFDSFETETEVVVVTEYAEGQLFQIIEDDGSLAESQVCEIACQLVSALYYLHSRRILHRDMKPQNILFDKNGVVKLCDFGFARAMSVSTMVLTSIKGTPLYMSPELVAEKPYDHTADLWSLGCILYELHTGAPPFYTNSIFHLVQLIVKDPIKWPDAMSSTCMSFLKGLLTKDPQKRLSWPDLLHHPFVADGVQVIPDTDVFSPLTVTPDPDMLALKLKQMAEKTPPNSGESRILRKVKEQTSQNNAKKPGDSAKDMIDELESSALTVAPPSNTSLASIRSTSKATPRSTYPKNRTGGRSSVQKSQDYKREFPSIEVGPRLKLRTPKNDSDVTATMSSSTTVDSEEFWEKLVEESDANRQKQEPLDYGAIIVQLKSTILVFKQQLGDGLLKNLRSIGLALKVLQNLILTSDLAVTKHIGGELGLPCLFVDLVHDCVENCDFIEQPLSLPTLGEMIVVLLVYWEKNHDGLRAENRPEQFIEPFLTILNQADLDPLAPLAASILSLFRQRDVAVNADVNRLSSLLKELVSGPHQRQLPLPPGWGLCDGLLSLLLHALSEHDDGSSCWDPLTFHHIWEGIGTALARTKPDMDFCSTNGLHFLMHVSLLVFSKDPYSYISLFSESKSTFLHTLAWLLSSECSIFAEGHSGTFEEGLSRESLVVLSCHFLCLPFALDLNSHSTSRILHLYDSCNVVQGLLQVIQTLPVSLAELPLSLLRRLLLRDRQRLVSRLSTAARGFFSAPALTPSGQQAPSRTAGSLLSDLLQPDELGDSAVELLSLLYLVSRFCPNSGRLRLHLESSVLHQALTHSYDPIKAATCKVLGNLYPLWSSKIPTLQLNIFKGMIGLLEDSNVHVRRAACLSVGKWLGYIALEVNTRRPDGNLANTADCLRAKGIDDDTRKRSSSERGVAVVTIVNELADDEMRQWLAEARLTGATLASLTSDPDDRTRLHACAALGNLLHVEGAVPGLLEEDVSRFLLRAACTDSHNVVREAAIATLSLYAQQKAIRQLLVSLDARQKLLQAQRAPLQCDYLPLIRQLQTDETDKNS, encoded by the exons ATGAATTCGTATCACGTTTTGGAACTGGTGGGAGAGGGCTCGTTTGGTCGGGTTCATAAAGGGATGACGACATTTACAGGCCAA GTGGTGGCTCTAAAGTTCATGCCAAAGATGGCTCGCTCAAACAAAGAGCTGCAAAGTCTAAAGAAGGAAATTGAAATCATGAGTAACCTTCAGCATCCAAACATCGTAAAACTTTTTGACAGCTTTGAAACTGAAACGGAG GTTGTTGTTGTGACCGAGTATGCAGAGGGTCaattgttccagattattgaAGATGATGGGAGTTTAGCAGAAAGTCAG GTTTGCGAGATTGCCTGCCAGCTTGTCTCAGCTCTGTATTATTTGCACTCCCGCCGTATTCTTCATCGAGACATGAAACCACAAAATATTCTCTTTGATAAAAACGGCGTGGTGAAACTGTGTGACTTTGG GTTTGCGAGGGCAATGAGCGTCTCCACCATGGTGCTGACTTCGATCAAGGGAACGCCCCTGTACATGTCCCCTGAGTTAGTGGCAGAGAAGCCTTACGACCACACTGCTGACCTCTGGTCACTGGGCTGCATTCTTTATGAACTCCACACCGGGGCGCCCCCCTTCTACACCAATTCCATCTTCCACCTGGTGCAGCTCATCGTGAAAGACCCCATCAAATGGCCAGACGCTATGAGCAGCACATGCATG AGTTTCCTGAAAGGTTTGTTGACCAAAGACCCTCAGAAGCGACTGTCGTGGCCAGACCTCCTGCATCATCCTTTTGTTGCTGATGGTGTTCAAG TAATTCCAGACACAGATGTTTTCAGTCCTCTGACTGTCACGCCTGACCCAGACATGCTGGCACTGAAACTGAAACAAATGGCAGAAAAGACGCCACCCAACTCCGGGGAGAGCAGAATATTGAGGAAGGTCAAGGAACAGACAAGTCAAAATAACGCAAAGAAACCAGGTGACAGTGCCAAA GATATGATTGATGAACTGGAAAGTTCTGCATTGACAGTAGCGCCCCCTAGCAATACTTCTTTAGCCTCAATTCGGTCAACTTCGAAAGCCACTCCAAGAAGTACATATCCCAAGAATCGTACTGGTGGGAGATCAAGTGTACAAAAAAG TCAGGACTACAAACGAGAGTTCCCCTCAATAGAGGTCGGGCCACGACTAAAACTAAGGACGCCCAAGAACGACTCTGACGTCACTGCAACTATGTCTAGTTCTACA ACAGTTGACAGTGAGGAATTCTGGGAGAAGCTTGTCGAGGAGTCAGATGCAAACCGACAAAAGCAAGAACCATTGGACTACGGCGCCATTATTGTTCAACTGAAATCCACAATTTTAGTGTTTAAGCAACAG CTAGGTGATGGTCTGCTAAAAAACTTGCGGTCCATTGGCCTTGCGCTGAAGGTCCTGCAGAACCTGATTCTGACCTCAGACCTTGCCGTGACGAAGCACATTGGCGGTGAACTTGGACTGCCGTGTCTCTTCGTTGACTTGGTCCACGACTGTGTGGAAAACTGCGATTTCATCGAG CAACCGTTGAGTCTGCCAACACTTGGAGAAATGATTGTTGTTCTGCTGGTCTACTGGGAGAAGAACCATGACGGGTTGAGAGCAGAAAATAG GCCTGAACAATTCATCGAGCCGTTCCTGACAATTCTTAATCAAGCAGACCTCGATCCCTTAGCT CCTCTGGCTGCGAGTATTTTATCTCTGTTTCGTCAACGCGATGTTGCTGTTAACGCTGATGTCAACAGGCTCAGCTCCTTGCTGAAAGAACTTGTCTCTGGTCCACATCAG CGCCAACTTCCACTGCCACCTGGCTGGGGACTCTGCGACGGCCTCCTCTCTTTACTACTACACGCTCTCTCTGAG CACGATGATGGCTCTTCATGTTGGGATCCGCTCACTTTTCATCACATTTGGGAAGGCATTGGCACCGCATTGGCGAGGACAAAGCCAGACATGGACTTCTGTTCCACAAATG GACTGCATTTTCTTATGCATGTCTCATTGTTGGTCTTCTCCAAGGATCCATATTCCTATATTTCCCTGTTTTCTGAGAGCAAAtccacatttttacacactctTGCCTGGCTGCTGAGCTCCGAATG TTCTATATTTGCTGAAGGCCATTCAGGTACATTTGAGGAGGGTTTGAGTCGCGAGAGCTTGGTCGTGTTGAGCTGTCACTTCCTGTGCCTTCCATTTGCTCTGGACTTGAATTCACACAGCACTTCTCGGATATTGCACTTGTACGACAGCTGTAATGTTGTTCAAGGGCTTCTGCAG GTGATTCAAACGCTTCCTGTTTCATTAGCGGAGCTGCCACTGTCACTCCTGCGCCGCTTGTTGCTGCGCGACCGTCAGCGTCTTGTTTCCCGCCTCAGCACAGCTGCTCGTGGCTTTTTCTCTGCACCGGCGCTCACTCCATCGGGTCAGCAGGCACCGAGTAGAACCGCCGGATCTTTGCTGTCTGATTTGCTGCAGCCGGATGAGCTGGGGGACTCTGCTGTAGAACTCCTCTCTCTGTTATACCTCGTCAGCCGTTTTTGCCCTAACTCCGGTCGCCTCCGGCTTCACCTTGAATCTTCTGTGTTGCACCAGGCGCTCACGCACTCTTATGACCCGATCAAGGCTGCCACGTGCAAGGTTTTGGGAAACCTGTACCCATTGTGGTCTTCCAAAATTCCCACTTTACAACTTAACATTTTTAAAGGCATGATAGGGCTTCTTGAGGATTCTAATGTGCATGTGCGGCGGGCGGCTTGCTTGTCAGTTGGGAAATGGTTGGGTTATATTGCACTGGAGGTGAACACAAGAAGGCCCGATGGAAATTTAGCCAATACTGCAGACTGCTTAAGAGCGAAGGGCATCGACGATGATACGCGCAAGCGTTCGAGCAGTGAGAGGGGTGTCGCCGTGGTGACAATAGTGAACGAGTTAGCTGACGATGAGATGAGACAGTGGCTTGCAGAAGCCAGACTGACGGGGGCCACCCTGGCATCCTTGACCTCTGACCCTGATGACCGCACTCGTCTCCACGCCTGTGCGGCTCTGGGAAACCTGCTACACGTTGAAGGCGCCGTACCTGGGCTGCTGGAAGAAGACGTGTCCAGATTTCTCCTGAGAGCCGCGTGCACAGATTCCCACAATGTCGTGAGAGAAGCCGCCATTGCAACTTTAAGTTTGTACGCCCAGCAGAAGGCAATAAGACAG ctttTAGTATCACTGGATGCCAGACAGAAACTACTTCAGGCCCAGCGTGCACCTCTACAATGTGACTATCTTCCTCTTATTAGACAGCTCCAGACAGATGAGACTGATAAGAATTCATAA
- the stk36 gene encoding serine/threonine-protein kinase 36 isoform X1, with protein MNSYHVLELVGEGSFGRVHKGMTTFTGQVVALKFMPKMARSNKELQSLKKEIEIMSNLQHPNIVKLFDSFETETEVVVVTEYAEGQLFQIIEDDGSLAESQVCEIACQLVSALYYLHSRRILHRDMKPQNILFDKNGVVKLCDFGFARAMSVSTMVLTSIKGTPLYMSPELVAEKPYDHTADLWSLGCILYELHTGAPPFYTNSIFHLVQLIVKDPIKWPDAMSSTCMSFLKGLLTKDPQKRLSWPDLLHHPFVADGVQVIPDTDVFSPLTVTPDPDMLALKLKQMAEKTPPNSGESRILRKVKEQTSQNNAKKPGDSAKDMIDELESSALTVAPPSNTSLASIRSTSKATPRSTYPKNRTGGRSSVQKRGPISQDYKREFPSIEVGPRLKLRTPKNDSDVTATMSSSTTVDSEEFWEKLVEESDANRQKQEPLDYGAIIVQLKSTILVFKQQLGDGLLKNLRSIGLALKVLQNLILTSDLAVTKHIGGELGLPCLFVDLVHDCVENCDFIEQPLSLPTLGEMIVVLLVYWEKNHDGLRAENRPEQFIEPFLTILNQADLDPLAPLAASILSLFRQRDVAVNADVNRLSSLLKELVSGPHQRQLPLPPGWGLCDGLLSLLLHALSEHDDGSSCWDPLTFHHIWEGIGTALARTKPDMDFCSTNGLHFLMHVSLLVFSKDPYSYISLFSESKSTFLHTLAWLLSSECSIFAEGHSGTFEEGLSRESLVVLSCHFLCLPFALDLNSHSTSRILHLYDSCNVVQGLLQVIQTLPVSLAELPLSLLRRLLLRDRQRLVSRLSTAARGFFSAPALTPSGQQAPSRTAGSLLSDLLQPDELGDSAVELLSLLYLVSRFCPNSGRLRLHLESSVLHQALTHSYDPIKAATCKVLGNLYPLWSSKIPTLQLNIFKGMIGLLEDSNVHVRRAACLSVGKWLGYIALEVNTRRPDGNLANTADCLRAKGIDDDTRKRSSSERGVAVVTIVNELADDEMRQWLAEARLTGATLASLTSDPDDRTRLHACAALGNLLHVEGAVPGLLEEDVSRFLLRAACTDSHNVVREAAIATLSLYAQQKAIRQLLVSLDARQKLLQAQRAPLQCDYLPLIRQLQTDETDKNS; from the exons ATGAATTCGTATCACGTTTTGGAACTGGTGGGAGAGGGCTCGTTTGGTCGGGTTCATAAAGGGATGACGACATTTACAGGCCAA GTGGTGGCTCTAAAGTTCATGCCAAAGATGGCTCGCTCAAACAAAGAGCTGCAAAGTCTAAAGAAGGAAATTGAAATCATGAGTAACCTTCAGCATCCAAACATCGTAAAACTTTTTGACAGCTTTGAAACTGAAACGGAG GTTGTTGTTGTGACCGAGTATGCAGAGGGTCaattgttccagattattgaAGATGATGGGAGTTTAGCAGAAAGTCAG GTTTGCGAGATTGCCTGCCAGCTTGTCTCAGCTCTGTATTATTTGCACTCCCGCCGTATTCTTCATCGAGACATGAAACCACAAAATATTCTCTTTGATAAAAACGGCGTGGTGAAACTGTGTGACTTTGG GTTTGCGAGGGCAATGAGCGTCTCCACCATGGTGCTGACTTCGATCAAGGGAACGCCCCTGTACATGTCCCCTGAGTTAGTGGCAGAGAAGCCTTACGACCACACTGCTGACCTCTGGTCACTGGGCTGCATTCTTTATGAACTCCACACCGGGGCGCCCCCCTTCTACACCAATTCCATCTTCCACCTGGTGCAGCTCATCGTGAAAGACCCCATCAAATGGCCAGACGCTATGAGCAGCACATGCATG AGTTTCCTGAAAGGTTTGTTGACCAAAGACCCTCAGAAGCGACTGTCGTGGCCAGACCTCCTGCATCATCCTTTTGTTGCTGATGGTGTTCAAG TAATTCCAGACACAGATGTTTTCAGTCCTCTGACTGTCACGCCTGACCCAGACATGCTGGCACTGAAACTGAAACAAATGGCAGAAAAGACGCCACCCAACTCCGGGGAGAGCAGAATATTGAGGAAGGTCAAGGAACAGACAAGTCAAAATAACGCAAAGAAACCAGGTGACAGTGCCAAA GATATGATTGATGAACTGGAAAGTTCTGCATTGACAGTAGCGCCCCCTAGCAATACTTCTTTAGCCTCAATTCGGTCAACTTCGAAAGCCACTCCAAGAAGTACATATCCCAAGAATCGTACTGGTGGGAGATCAAGTGTACAAAAAAG GGGTCCGATCAGTCAGGACTACAAACGAGAGTTCCCCTCAATAGAGGTCGGGCCACGACTAAAACTAAGGACGCCCAAGAACGACTCTGACGTCACTGCAACTATGTCTAGTTCTACA ACAGTTGACAGTGAGGAATTCTGGGAGAAGCTTGTCGAGGAGTCAGATGCAAACCGACAAAAGCAAGAACCATTGGACTACGGCGCCATTATTGTTCAACTGAAATCCACAATTTTAGTGTTTAAGCAACAG CTAGGTGATGGTCTGCTAAAAAACTTGCGGTCCATTGGCCTTGCGCTGAAGGTCCTGCAGAACCTGATTCTGACCTCAGACCTTGCCGTGACGAAGCACATTGGCGGTGAACTTGGACTGCCGTGTCTCTTCGTTGACTTGGTCCACGACTGTGTGGAAAACTGCGATTTCATCGAG CAACCGTTGAGTCTGCCAACACTTGGAGAAATGATTGTTGTTCTGCTGGTCTACTGGGAGAAGAACCATGACGGGTTGAGAGCAGAAAATAG GCCTGAACAATTCATCGAGCCGTTCCTGACAATTCTTAATCAAGCAGACCTCGATCCCTTAGCT CCTCTGGCTGCGAGTATTTTATCTCTGTTTCGTCAACGCGATGTTGCTGTTAACGCTGATGTCAACAGGCTCAGCTCCTTGCTGAAAGAACTTGTCTCTGGTCCACATCAG CGCCAACTTCCACTGCCACCTGGCTGGGGACTCTGCGACGGCCTCCTCTCTTTACTACTACACGCTCTCTCTGAG CACGATGATGGCTCTTCATGTTGGGATCCGCTCACTTTTCATCACATTTGGGAAGGCATTGGCACCGCATTGGCGAGGACAAAGCCAGACATGGACTTCTGTTCCACAAATG GACTGCATTTTCTTATGCATGTCTCATTGTTGGTCTTCTCCAAGGATCCATATTCCTATATTTCCCTGTTTTCTGAGAGCAAAtccacatttttacacactctTGCCTGGCTGCTGAGCTCCGAATG TTCTATATTTGCTGAAGGCCATTCAGGTACATTTGAGGAGGGTTTGAGTCGCGAGAGCTTGGTCGTGTTGAGCTGTCACTTCCTGTGCCTTCCATTTGCTCTGGACTTGAATTCACACAGCACTTCTCGGATATTGCACTTGTACGACAGCTGTAATGTTGTTCAAGGGCTTCTGCAG GTGATTCAAACGCTTCCTGTTTCATTAGCGGAGCTGCCACTGTCACTCCTGCGCCGCTTGTTGCTGCGCGACCGTCAGCGTCTTGTTTCCCGCCTCAGCACAGCTGCTCGTGGCTTTTTCTCTGCACCGGCGCTCACTCCATCGGGTCAGCAGGCACCGAGTAGAACCGCCGGATCTTTGCTGTCTGATTTGCTGCAGCCGGATGAGCTGGGGGACTCTGCTGTAGAACTCCTCTCTCTGTTATACCTCGTCAGCCGTTTTTGCCCTAACTCCGGTCGCCTCCGGCTTCACCTTGAATCTTCTGTGTTGCACCAGGCGCTCACGCACTCTTATGACCCGATCAAGGCTGCCACGTGCAAGGTTTTGGGAAACCTGTACCCATTGTGGTCTTCCAAAATTCCCACTTTACAACTTAACATTTTTAAAGGCATGATAGGGCTTCTTGAGGATTCTAATGTGCATGTGCGGCGGGCGGCTTGCTTGTCAGTTGGGAAATGGTTGGGTTATATTGCACTGGAGGTGAACACAAGAAGGCCCGATGGAAATTTAGCCAATACTGCAGACTGCTTAAGAGCGAAGGGCATCGACGATGATACGCGCAAGCGTTCGAGCAGTGAGAGGGGTGTCGCCGTGGTGACAATAGTGAACGAGTTAGCTGACGATGAGATGAGACAGTGGCTTGCAGAAGCCAGACTGACGGGGGCCACCCTGGCATCCTTGACCTCTGACCCTGATGACCGCACTCGTCTCCACGCCTGTGCGGCTCTGGGAAACCTGCTACACGTTGAAGGCGCCGTACCTGGGCTGCTGGAAGAAGACGTGTCCAGATTTCTCCTGAGAGCCGCGTGCACAGATTCCCACAATGTCGTGAGAGAAGCCGCCATTGCAACTTTAAGTTTGTACGCCCAGCAGAAGGCAATAAGACAG ctttTAGTATCACTGGATGCCAGACAGAAACTACTTCAGGCCCAGCGTGCACCTCTACAATGTGACTATCTTCCTCTTATTAGACAGCTCCAGACAGATGAGACTGATAAGAATTCATAA